The nucleotide window TTGTTTGTCCCCTTGCCCCTCCTGCCTCCTTATTCCACCCTTCATTTCCCGGTGCTGCCTTTGACCAGCTCTCTGCTTGGGCTGGTTCCCTTGGGCACCCATCGGTGCCTTCACTCCTCCCTGCCAGGGCACCTTGACCTAGCTGAGCTTGCCTGTCCCTGGGGCAGGACCTGCTCCTGCTCACAGGCCATGGTGGCTGCAAGCAAGAGGCCACACAGCTTGCTGGATGGGGACCTGCAGCATGGGCAGGGCTTTTTTCCATGGAGTGGTTATTTTATGCCTTCTGCTGAGCTCTGCGGTGTTGCCCTATCCATTAACCTGACACCCTGCCCAGCCTCACAGCCCATGGCCAAATTTCCTTGGGTGACCTTAGCATCAGTGAATCCTCTTCccaggctgagctgctgcttttcaccAGGGCAGCGGGGTGAACCCTGCCATCCTGATGATGGAGTAGGATGCAGGACTTGCTCAGCCAGCTGGAAACCAGGGCAGGCTGGCACACtggaggggagcagcagcagcttcttatCATGGGTCATCAAGGCTTTGGGGACCGTGCGGCAAAAGTAAGAGCCTCCCATGGAAGCAGAGGGGGAGAGAAGTGGCtgagggggggcaggaggagccgAGCTCTGCAGCCTCTGTGAACGGCGCTGGGCCATAAACGCGGCACGGTGGCTGTCATTTATGTGTCAGCAAACACGTTGAGTGGGCTCGACTATTGATTCTGACCGTATAAAAGTGTTGTGGCACTTGTTCAGGTTTGTGCAGGTTTTACAGCTCTTGTTCTAAGAAGTGCCCATGTATTTGGTTTGCTCCTTCCTTCAGGTCTATCTGTTGACATTGGCTCTCCTAACCAGAGCGTTGGGCCATGCCAGGAAGCTGAGTGTACAGCCTTCCTTACGTTTCCCACTTTCCCAGGGGTTATCACCTATAAAATCTTGCACACACCCATGGCTGGGACAGGTTTCTGGTGCAGAGGCAGGTGAAAGGTGCCCACTGGTCCCACGCCGGTGGGTTCAGGTGCCCTGCGCTCAGTGGCAGGAGCTGAGCCACCCACCCTGACGGATGAGTTTCAGGGTGGATGGGCAAAGCCGTGGGGAAGGTGCTGCCCTCGGCAGCCTGGGGCGGGCTGAGGAAAGTCAGAGGTCTGTAGGGCTGCAATGAAAATCGGGGTGTCAAACCAGCATGGATGtccagggagggagaaggtgTCAGGGCTCCCAGAGCATCATTGCAGAAGAGATGGCCTACGTGTGGTGACCCATGGCAGGAGGCACACAGTATCACCCATTCTCCACCTCCAGTCCTCTTCCCAACAGGAGAGGCCAGCACCAGCTGAGCCCACAGAGACACCTTGGTGCTGGGGGCTGAAAGGTCTTGAGCCCACGGTGATGGTCCCCATCTGCCCCTTGGCACCGGGCTCCTGGTACCATGGGGATGCAGCCGGGGTCCCTCCAGTGGCTGCAGCATTTTGGGATAGGAAGTCTGGTCCAGCCCTGCAAACCCTTCAGCTTTTGGAGCCAGGATCCGTCTGCTCCTCGACTGCTGGTGCCTTTCCACAGCCACTTGCTCTGCATGGAGCTGCTCCTCTCTCACCTTTGGTGCATCATCCAGAGCCCACCATTATTTTTTGAGGCATGTATTTCCTGAAGGGATTTTCTGGGTAACTTCTGTTGATGCTCAGGCTGAAGCTTGGACAGGAGCTGTTCCTGGGAGTAATTGCTTCTGGGACCGGGCTTTGCTCAGAGGCCCTGGTAGGAATGTGGTGCTTCTGCCAGTGCAGGTGAGCAGAGCCATCAGCCCTGGCTTCACGATAGAGCCACTACCTTGAAATTTGCCTTCTGTGAAAGTTCTGCAACATTTGCTGTTTCCACAAACATTTCTGCCAGGAACCTTGTTTGCTTGATATTTgaggaaagcaaacagagaaaGAGCCCGAACACAAACAGTCATGGACATTTTTTTGCAGTCTTTACCCTGTTCTAACCCTTAGCCCACCAGCAGAGACACTTGCAGGCATCCCCCCTGCCTGACATACCCCTTGGCTCTGCTCTATGCGCTGCCCCGtcctctgctgctggctgtggtcCCACTGCAAATATTGctgtatttaaaaggaaatcacCCAGACCTTGCTGTCTGTGGGACCACCATCACTCACCACCCCTTTGCACTCCCTTTAAATAAACACcattttttaatgccatttaagAAATGTCAGCAGAAGACTAACTGAGCACATCTGACTTGCAGACCTACACCTACCCTGTGGAGTTCAAGATAGCTCTGACGCTCTTCACACCTTCCCCAGCCTCATGCTGGTCACCTCCCAGAGCTGAAGCTCATTGCCCGCTGATAGCAGCCCTCTGTGCTCACTCCCCCTTATAAAAATACCATCATTTTTTCAAGCGAAGCCAAAGACGAGGGCGTGCTGCTGGCCCGATAAGCGGCCGGGGTGAGGCAGCTGCCCTGGTGCAGTGGAAGTCACAGCCCTGCGGGCAAGCACAGCCCCCCGCAACACcgagcagcatccctgcagccccctgcaatGCAGGGAGCATCCCCAGCTCTTCCCCAAGGGAAACTTCCACCAAGCACCAGCAAACAGCACTCAGGATTGGGCTAAGGCAGCTAAAGCAGTGATTATCTCTTTTACATCCCATCTAAATACCAGTGCTTGTTCCTCGGTGTGGCAAGACCCTGTTCAGCCATTTCTTGCTCTGGTAAGTGCTGACCCTGCCAGAACCAGTGTTACGGCCACCACAACAGCTGGCGGGGATGGcgggagtggggacagggaagggggcTGTGCCGGGTGTCCTAACACCCGCCAGTCCTTGATGGCCTCCAGGCCATGGACACAGAGCACAAGGAGTAAACAGAGGAATTAAATAGCAGCTGACATGAGAAATCAAGAGGGAAAAGCTCACTTCTGCCTCCTCTTATGTTCTTCAGCTGAAACTGTTCACCACATCTGACCAAAACGCCTAAGCAGCTCTGACGTCTCACATTTTTCAGCTAATTTCCAAAGCTGCTTTACTGAGCTGGCCCCAATCATGCGCCAGTCCCTGCTGTAACCACCGGCCTTGGGGATCCCTGACTCCAAGAGCTGCTCCCAAAATACAAAGGAGTGGTGCTGCCTCTGCTGGGATTGAGGGCAATTGCCCGGATTGCGCCCAGGTCTCATTGGGAGGATAAAGCTGGATCTGGGGGCTCGTTGCCTCCTCACTGGCCAGGAGAGCACCGTCCCCTCGCCccctctccatcccctacccTTTCGTACACCCATTTGCAGCCTCCCCCGGGCATTTAGCACCAGGGTGCCCGGAGGAGCCCTTTCCAGCTGACAGCTCATCCTCAGTGGGTGCTGGTGAGGATGCTGAACATggccccagccccacggctctCTGGGAGCTGTGGCATCATTACCTTCTTGCCCAGGGACCCACACAGGGTGCTGGGGACGGGACACCTTTGTCACCACCTGGCCAGGCATCCTCCAAGTCCTTTACACAAGGACTGATGGGAGGGAAATAAGTGCCCCCAAGGTATGGTTTAGGGGAATGCTGGTGGCAGTTTGGGGCAGGGTTGGGTAGGGAGGGTTGCAGTAACTGCAGAGGGGAATGCCCCACTCTCTGCTCTTACCAATGCCACCGCTGCAAAGGGTGGGCTAGACCCGCTCACTGTCCTGAGGCTGGGTGCCGGTGCCCAGCTTCCCCCTTAGAATATATCCCTGGCTTCAAATGGATGCTGAAATTCTGAAGCCCCCGAgatggactgggggggggggggacacgggggagacacgactgaaaaaacagaaaatctttCCATCTGtcaaaggaaactgaaaataaCTGCATGACCCCTCCGGGGCTGAAGGCGCATCTGGTGGACCCTGGTGTGCATGCACCGGCTGAGACCCGGCAATGCCAGTGCAATGCCAGCTGGGGTGGCCTGTCCTGCCAAGGGCCGGCAGCTGCGAGAGCAGCCCTGGTGGGCACGGCTGGAGCACCCCCATTGATTTGCAAGGGAATAAACCTGCCGGTGACCCTGGGAAGGGTTTGGCCACCACTTTGCTGTCTGTCCCATGGTGCATCCTGGCTGCTGTGCCCACCCTgccacccagcccagcccacccTCAGCCCTGCGGCACTGCGGGCTCCCGAGGAAGGCAGGCACTGCCgggtcccccctccccaccaaccCTTCCTTGCCTCTATTTGGATAACTTTTTCACCCGTTTTATTTATGAGGACTCCCCTCCTTCTGCCAACACTCAGAGCTTCCTCTCACTTAGGTCTGGGAGGCCTGTCTCgcttttttattcttattatttttcaCTCTTCCCCTTGCAAGGCCCCAGGCTCGGCAGCCTGGCCCCACGACAGCCTGGCAGGCAGCGGGTGCCGGCTGGAGCGCGCCTTTGTTTGGCCACGGGAGCAGATGGGGAGAGCAGCCGCAGGTGGGATGTGCAGCCGTTCTTTCTTCCCCAGCCGCCCCGCGGCACCCAGGTCTGCCTGCGCCTGCCCCGGCTCAGCCCACAGCTTGGTTGTGGACCCTCAGGCTGAAAAATTAGGAGAAaatcagggttaaaaaaaaaaaaaaaagtcaggagaaAATTAACGGCGGAAAGGTTTGTCTGCCTGTGTTTAAGGTTACCAATGTGCCGGGGCTGGCAAGCGGCTGCTGGCGTTAAAGCCAGCTGCAAGTGGGCAGAATAACTTAATCGTAAGTTGTTAAAGAGCTTGTTCAGCTCCTTGCATTGCATCTGTCAGGCAAAGCCTGTGGCTCGCTGCAGAAATGAGGCTGGCTTTGCACCTGGGGTACAGCAGGACACAGGCACCCTGGATTTGGGGACACCCAGACCCAGCCACCCCACACTGCTGTGTCTCCCAGGCTGATGGGAACATCACTTGAGCCTCCCCTTCTCCAGCAAGTGAGGCAGAAGTCAGTCCCTGCGAGCTTGGTAGGTCAGGAGCCAtctccccaccagcagcaaagACTCATGCGGGGCTTCAGCCTGGAGGATGCTCAGCACCTGCTTCTGCTGGGCCAGCCCATAGAGGTGCCCTCGCTCCAGGATCTGACCCTCTGTACATCTCAGAGGCACCAAGCCTTCGTTTTACACGCTCACAAGCAGCCTTCATTGCGTGGCTCCTTGCACATTTGGATGCAAAACCACAACCTGCACTGAACAGACCAAAAACTCAGCATTTTTCTGAGTCCAGCTTTTGCGTGGCCCTGTCCCGCTGCAGCTCAGAGGCATGGGTGAAGGGAGCTTCTCCAGAGACCTGGCTCCTGCAGGCCTGGGAGGTACAAATGAGCAACCTGATAAAAAGGGGCTAAAACTCAGCATTTGGTAACTGCTTGACTACACCTTCCTGTTCCAGCTCAGTCCAGTGACACTATTGCAGATCCTGTGCAATTCCTACACGTTTCCATTGCAATAGGCCATGGGCCCACCGAAATGCTGATGAGCCCCGCATCTGGCCATGGCTCACCATGGGCGATGTGAGCCGAAATTAAAGTGATCTGGAGAGTACTGaagtgctgggggctggggcaagGAGTCACGGGCATCGCTGCAGCGTGGATGCCCAGCACAAGGGTGGGTTAGGGCTGGAGGTGGCACCCATAGGAGGCTGCAGGCCTGGAGCAGGAGAAGCCACCACCCAAAACGGGGCCATGAGCAAAGTGTAGGGAGGTGGCCTGGGAGCCCCACAAGCCCTCCTGGGGCCTGACTGCAGCACAGGCAGCGGCTGGAGCatgggctggtggggctgggtgTGCTCATGGGTGGGGTGTTTTAAAGAAGAGGAGCAGGACGTGATAAATACACGGAGGAGAGGCAAGGTAGCGTGATTGAGACGCAGGGGATGTGATGGAGAGCCATGGGGTGTGATGGAGAGCCAAGGGAAGTGATGCAGAGCCATGAGGAAGTGATGGAGAGCCATGGAGTGTGATGGAGAGCCACAGGACATGATGGAAAACCTTGTAACTGTGAGACCTCGTCTGCCGGAGCCTCGCTCTGCACCCTGGCCATGCCCAAGGGACAGGGGTTCCCAGATCACATAGGACCGAACCAGCCCCGGCTCCTTGCCTTTCAGGGAAGCTGCAGCACGGGCACAGCTGGACCCATCTCGAGGGTCACATCGGGCTGATGACAGCCCAGGCAGGGGGACCCGTCCCCTGGGTGCCCATGTGTGTTTGTTGGTAGTTGGCATCTGGCACAGCCAAAGAGAGCAGCGGCACGGGGCTGCGCCAGGCTGGTACCCGCCGTGCCACGCAGGGAACACAGGCATCTCCCTGCGGCCGGGGCGCTCCGAGCAGTGGCATGCTGCCCGATGCTCTGCCCCGCAGAGACTGGAGGCTGCCGTTCATCCGAGTTCTATAGTCCCTGCTGGGAAACCTGCCCAGCATTAACACCAGCCCAGTCCCGGCCctcagcaagagcagcagcaccGGCGGGCGCCCGCTGTGCCCGCTCACACAGCCCGGCCATGCCATGGGCCACCCGCAGCCTTTGCATTGGGGCTGGCTGCGTGTCCTAAGGGCAGCACGTCATCTCCTTTCTAAACTGCTTCCACTTCTGCTGCgaaccctgcagcagcccctccgCCAGCAGGTCGGACCGCTCTGCTCCCTCGGGCATGTGCCTTCTTCTTCAAGCCAAGCagagtgaaagagagaaaatacgtatatatgtatttatattatataaaaaaTCAACCGGGGACCCTCTTTCTGCCTCCATCTCCAGCCTTTGCAGGTGCCTGAGCCAGTGGGAgccgggcagcgcggcggggccgggacgtggggccgggggctgctgcccgctcccagccctgcttcccgCGAGCGACGCCGGGGCGGCAGCGCGGGCGATGGAAACGCTGTACTCACCATATGGAGCCTCCATCTTAGCGCTTAGCTGGGTGCTTACATTGACCATGTCTCGCCGGCTACTGCTATGGGGACTTGGGGTGAAAACCAGAGGAAGtagaggaataaaaagaaatctaaataaataaataaaaacgtCTCTCACTAAGGAACTAGGTGAAGGCAGGAGGGAGCACAGAGAGGCAGGGCGAGGAAACCTGCCTCTCCTGTTATCTTATTGATTCGCTTAATCAGGGCTAATGTGGGTGGAGATGTTAAATAGTAACCAAGCTCTTATGGAAACCAATCTGCAAGGTGCCGTTGCTGTAGCTATAGTAACTGCTGCCAAGCTAGAAACTCAAACACGGCTTTTACTGGACTCTTTTGGGGCTCCCGTTTCCATTTGGTGTCAAGGCCAGGGCAGCCGCTGGGCTGGGGTTCACCCCCGGCCGTGGGGGGGACGAGGTGGCCGGATCCGGCTCCGCAGcgccctgggtgctgctggttTTTGTGCTGTTGCCCACCCGTGATGAGAAAACCAGGACTGAGCCCGCCTGCAGGCAAGGGGCTAACGCTGCCAGTGGGCGAGGGGCCATGGGATGAGCCTTGGGGGCTGGCACATACTGGCAtgggcagagcagagcccagccaaGGTACGAGGGGAAAAACGCCCCAGCCGTGGGTTGGGACTTTGTCCCCTTGGTGCAAAACCAGAGGGGTGACTtggggatggggagcagcagGGATGTGGCGGTGGGATGAAGGGTGGTACCCTGCGCGCGGGGCTGGGGCGCAGGGCATTTGCAGCTCCTCTCCGtctccctctgctccccaaaTCGGGGGGACTTGCAAGGTGCCGCAGCTGCTCGTGGACATCTGTGCTCTCTCTTGGACCGCAGCACCCAGGAGGAGCCCCGGGGACCTCATGGTGGCAGAGGGCGCAGATGTGGTCCCCAACCCCCCTGTGGAGCCGGTGGCTCCATGGCAGGAGCAGCCCCTGCTCACAGGGGGCTGCACTGAGGCAAGCAGGGCCATGTGCAAGAAGTGTTGCTGAGATGATGCCAAATGTATAGGGGATCCAGAGCTAGAACTGCAGTGTAGGGCCTCCCGCATCTCCCATACATCTCTGGAAGGGGCCAGGCTGGAGAAGGCACTGAGAGGTCCCTGCCAGTcccaggacccccagcaccctggcTATCGAAACCCTGCAGCCCCAAGGGGACAAAATTAGGGACATCTGCTCCTCTGGATGGAAAAGCACATCCCAAGGGAGCATGCAGCAGGGTGGGGgtgagcggggagggggctgcaaggATGCACTGGGCTGCGATGCAGGAAACTGCAGCAGGGGCCTCAGACCCAAGGCCTGGGAATTTGGGGACCTCTGAGTTTGTTGAGGGCTGAGAAGTCCTAGAGAGGGAGGGGATCTGGATAACGGGGTGTGCAGTGGTGCCGGGGGTGAGGCAGGGCAGTGGGGTGGCATGGTGCAGCCTGGGTGGGACAGGGAGCTCGTGGCCCTCCAGCATCATCGTCACCTGGTGTCCCAGCAGTGCTGGCTTCTCCCACACGATGGAGCAAAGCGCCCGGGCATCTCTTGCGGCCATGGCCCATGGCCCTGCTTAGGGCTTCTGCACCCCTTCACTGTTTACCCCCAAAACCAGAGCAAAGGCACCGGCTTGGTGCTACCCCAAGGCTCTGGGCTGTGAGTAAGGGAGGACCAACACGAGCACAGGGGTCTCCAGGCTGCTTTATTGGGGGGCTCGGAGCAGGGGGCCCTGTGGCAGGAGGGATTGCTGCGGAGCGGGGGCACGCTTGGAGCTCCCCACTTCTCCTCCAGCCACTCACCATGAGGGGAACATCTTGGTACTCGCTTACACCAGCCTCTGCCTTAGCACAGGCAGTGGGCAGTGGGGAAAGCCCCCCAAGCCCACGGAGCGGGGACCATGCcagccagccccgctccctccgTGCATCCCTGAACTGTCCCTATTTCAGGTAACAGGGATCTGAAGCATCCCTATTTCCCCCAAAGTGGGAAGCAGCCGGACAACGCAAGCACTGCTGGAAAGGTGTGTTAAAAAAAGCAGTTTCCTATACGGTACTAGGGATGAAGCAGGTTGGACAgccaggctgctggggagggtCGGTGTTATAAATAATTCTGGTTCACCCTGTCCCCATTGCTGGGGGGTCCTCGTGGGGCTGCAGCCCTAGAACCAGCTGACTTGGTTGGATTTTAGTCCGGTGAAGCACATGTTGTTGGAGCAGCCCCCGCCGTAGGTGGGGGGGCAGGCTGAGCACGGCCTCCCCAACTTGTATGGCGCTTCTCCCAGCCAGTTGcccctaaaaaaaaagaagggcatCACCTCTGAGTGTCATCACCTCGCTGCCCACAGCGGAGCGAGGAGGGAGGAGGGCACAGGGGGGCTTCCCTCCACGCACTTACTTGATGGCGTAGTTGCAGACGAGGAGGACAGCATGCCGCCACGTGCTGCCCCACACCCGCACGTTGGTGCAGGCACCGAGGGCGCAGCCCAGACGGCTGGAGGATGCCCACACCATCTGCACCGGGACAGAGAACAGGCACTGTCGGCGACCGCCTGCCCAGGCATCCCACAGCCAGTCACCCCCGGACCCCAGCACAGGGCTGCATCCCACCAGGGAATCACATCTCGCCTGCCTGAAGTTCTCGGGCTGGATGCTGTGCCCATCAAGGGCAGCGCTTTGTCACCAGAGGGTGATCTCTTGCTGTCCCTCTTCTgtctgcagcctgtgctgccctGCAAGGGGCTGCCTTGCCAAGCTCACTTCAACAAGCCGCAGAGTCTGGGTCACTTCTCCAATTTACCCTCACCCTGAAGCATTGCTGGCAGCTTACCCTGCACACAGGGAGGTGAAACAGATCTAGAAGCTCCTCCTAAAGCCTCTCCACGCtgaatttcttccttaaaaaatgtATCATCTTGCCCATTTGCAACACGGAGCATGCCCAAGTATCCCCATGGATGAGCTGCATGGGGATGCAGATGCTCAGGTAAAGGTTGGAGCCGTGCAGAGGAGGTAATTAGGTGTTGGCACAGCTTTGCCactgagcaggggagcagagggatgTTTTCTACCTTGTGccagccaggctgctggtggATGTGCCAGGGGATGCCGGGGAGCTGGATACGGCTGGGTGCTATAAAGCTGCTCCATCACAGAGGAGTGGATTCATGCTCAGCAAAAGCAcaaaggggcttttttttttctcttcaccacCTTTGAGGTGCCAGTGGGGTAATACAGAGAAGGCAgccaaagcagggaaaaaagcttaaaaaaaaatgaaaacctccTAGGCCAAATGGCCAGAAGGTCCCAGCTGCACTCCAGTGGGCTGTGAGCTCCTGGGACCTCCATGTGAGCAGCCCGATTCCCGCGGGGGCCCAGGGTGGGAGGGCATCCCCAATAGCTGCTTGCAGCCCTCCGGCAAGcacgctgcctgctgccagccctgctgcccgatttgaagcaggcagctgccaggatTCGATCCCggatcccagctgctgctgctcctgcgaGAAGAGCTGTTTGCTGCACTGGGTGTTGcagcagcccagggtgctgtGAGCTGCCCCCCGGTTTGCAGCCGGGTCCCGGAGggctgcggggcagggggggctgtgGTGCTCACCTGTGTATAGTGGCTGCAGACAGAGCCGCTGCATTTGGAGGGGCAGCGGGGGTTGCACTCGCGAGGGTGGGGGAAGGAGTAGTGCTGCTTCTCCTGGTGCCACGATTTCACCATGTCCACAACAGAGCGGTACCTGCAAAAGGTGTTGCGCGTAAGGTGGACCTCCTTCACCTCAGAGGTCATGGGcgaaggagaggagggggaggaaggctcCAAGCTGAGGGAATGGGGGAGTGAAACAGGTTGGAGCCAGGGCCTGTTGGGACCAAGTGTTCCTAGGGAGAAGGGGGCAATGACATCCTTGAGCCAAGTCCACTTGTGCCCAAGGCCAGAAGACCTGGCCCTCACTGGAGGCACCTGAGTGCTCAGCTGCATGATGGAGATCCAGGATCCACATTCCCCTGGTCCGTGTGCCTGGCAGAGAGGTGATTAATGCCATAGTCCCCAAATGAGCAGTGGGCACCTCTGGTTTCCCACATTTACCCTGCTGCAAGAGTTGgaccctcctcctccaccctggGGGGGCTTGATGTGCCTCTTGGTTGCGTCTCAGTCCTCTGCAACCCCAGCTCAGAACCTCTCTGCTCCTCAACCGAgggcctgctgctgctcctcctcctccagcatcgTGGGGTGTGGGGAATCCCGGGGAGCCCACTCCGCCCATGGGGCACTCACCTGCCCGAGTGGATGGAGAGGTTCTGCCCCATGTATTTCATTAGCTGGGGGGGCCCGTGGTCCCACAGGCAGCGCGCAGCCCACGCCTCCGCTGCCCTGGCCAGCCGCTCATCCCACACCTGgccaggaggaaaggaaaagggcagggagggattttGGGTGCCcagaggagggaaaaggagaaaccCACTCTCTTAGGCTCAGGGAGAGTTTCCGAGAACCCATGAGTGTCCAAAAATCATGGCTTACACATCAGGCTGGAAAAAATCCAGGGGAAGCATGGCAGCATGTCCAGGAGTGCTGAACCACTCCAGTTGCCCACCATAGCTCCTGGGCACCTTGGGTGCCCTCTGCCCAGGCAGAGCATGGATGCCCTGAAGCAGTGCAAGCCCTGCGTGTGTGATTCCCTCTGGGAAtgagctgcttctgcagaaggTGGAGCTGAGCCCAGGGGTGAAACCCCACAACCCTGCACGGCCACTACAGCTCACAGCCATCCCCAACCCTCCACCACAGCCCTGGCCACAGATTAACCAACCAGTGAGGACAGCTGGTTCCCTCATGCATTATTTAAAGATTCCTCACCCATCCTGAACTGCTTTGGAGAGATGCCCAAAAGAGTTATTTTGGAAGGTAGGAATTTAGGCCGAGCAAGAAGCGGCACAGGATGCTCCCGAGCACGTCTGACCCGCTCTGGTACCCAGCAAGCTGAGCTGCCGCCTGTCTCTCCCAAACTGGCACCCAGGGACCACCCAGCTGCTCCGTCAGAGCTCCAGTCTCCTCCCTGTGAGCAGAGCAGCATGTGGCACCTCCTGCCCCGAGGGTCCTACTCTGTGCTGGCTGGAAATGCCTTCTTTTGGTGACTCCCCATTTCTCCTCCCTTTAGAACTAGGCTAGGAGCTCCAAGCGGGGTGGAGACAGCCTGGGGAAAGCTCTGCCCCGGGTAGCCTTGGACCAGAGGAGGTGCCCGACCTGGCGAAGCTGCACAGCCCCAATTTGACCCACTCCTGTATGTTTCTTCTCCCAGGGGCTGGCATCCCTGGACATGCTCCCAAGGGACCCTGGAGCTTGGGACCCTGGAGCCGTCCCTTCCGGCCGCAGTTAGGGGAAAAGCTCCCACCCGGATTTTGGGTTGGGACCTGAACTTTTCACGCTTGTAGCCACCTCCCTTCCCCTAATGCTATCTCTGCAGCTCGGCTGGACAGATCCTGCCACCCCGCAGCCAGCAAGTTCCCAGATGGTGCAGACATAGGACCAGGGGTCTTAAATCTGCCCCTGGGTGGAAACATTGCCCCATTGGGAATCCATCCCTCCTGCACAGAGGCTGCATGGGTCTGCCCTG belongs to Accipiter gentilis chromosome 14, bAccGen1.1, whole genome shotgun sequence and includes:
- the R3HDML gene encoding peptidase inhibitor R3HDML; protein product: MTVLHLHLYLTALGFWMTQQSSSFLLPNATELLSPPRGRAAGLLWGVGVPRSRRKRYLSPHDMSVILDYHNQVRAQVSPPAANMEYMVWDERLARAAEAWAARCLWDHGPPQLMKYMGQNLSIHSGRYRSVVDMVKSWHQEKQHYSFPHPRECNPRCPSKCSGSVCSHYTQMVWASSSRLGCALGACTNVRVWGSTWRHAVLLVCNYAIKGNWLGEAPYKLGRPCSACPPTYGGGCSNNMCFTGLKSNQVSWF